One genomic window of Medicago truncatula cultivar Jemalong A17 chromosome 1, MtrunA17r5.0-ANR, whole genome shotgun sequence includes the following:
- the LOC11432836 gene encoding F-box/FBD/LRR-repeat protein At1g13570 has protein sequence MAGKPSNTLLTMTDEEPDRISCLPGDVIDRILLRLPIRDAVRTSVLSNKWRYKWATMPNLVFNKQRVSATAPFVIGGKLLAIIDHVLLLYSGPINKFKLSDCGVISVTALDRWIFHLTRRSIKDLVLGISKGQSYKIPWCLFSCQSLLHLSLSYCLLKPPSTIEGFKNLKSLKLDHITMSQDDFEILISGCPLLERLILIEFDGFTKINIHAPNLKVLAIVGKFVDIRFEKTSQLAKVCVRLSLYLNSESNQSRLHGSSSNLLNFFAHMQHVYELIITGEFLKLQVLFQ, from the exons GCAGGAAAACCATCAAATACCCTCCTAACAATGACAGACGAGGAGCCGGATAGAATTAGTTGTTTACCGGGTGATGTAATAGACCGAATTTTGTTACGCTTGCCTATTAGGGACGCTGTGAGAACAAGTGTTTTATCCAACAAATGGAGGTACAAATGGGCCACAATGCCAAATCTTGTATTTAATAAACAACGTGTCTCTGCAACAGCCCCTTTTGTTATCGGAGGAAAGCTTTTGGCAATTATTGATCATGTACTTTTACTTTATTCCGGGCCAATCAACAAGTTCAAGCTCTCTGATTGTGGTGTGATCAGTGTGACTGCTCTTGACAGGTGGATTTTTCATCTAACCAGGAGGTCTATCAAAGATCTTGTGCTGGGAATCTCAAAAGGACAATCATATAAGATACCTTGGTGCTTATTTTCTTGTCAAAGCTTACTTCATCTAAGTTTATCTTATTGTTTGCTTAAACCTCCATCGACGATTGAAGGCTTTAAGAACTTGAAAAGTCTTAAGTTGGATCACATTACTATGTCTCAAGATGATTTTGAGATTTTGATATCTGGTTGCCCTCTGCTTGAAAGATTgatattgattgaatttgatggtttcacaaaaataaacatTCACGCACCAAATCTCAAGGTTCTAGCTATCGTAGGTAAATTTGTGGATATTAGGTTTGAAAAAACTTCCCAATTAGCTAAAGTATGTGTTCGTTTGAGTTTGTATTTGAACTCTGAAAGTAATCAAAGTAGATTACATGGAAGCTCCAGCAACCTGCTCAATTTTTTTGCTCATATGCAACACGTCTACGAGTTGATTATTACTGGCGAATTTTTAAAG CTGCAGGTGTTGTTCCAGTAA
- the LOC11429629 gene encoding serine/threonine protein phosphatase 2A 57 kDa regulatory subunit B' kappa isoform, producing MLKQIFNKLPRKTSKTYSDESSRVDSSRAAGKSHQRPQGAAASLKRASSSAVFPASMVSGIEPLVPFKDVPNAEKMNLFVSKLSLCCVTFDFTDPGKNVAEKDVKRKTLVELVDFVACGSMKFSEPAILAMCRMCAINLFRVFPPNYRANGVVASGGETDDDDPMFDPAWPHLQLVYELLLKFISSTCLDAKVAKKYIDHSFISKLLELFDSEDPRERDCLKTILHRVYGKFMVHRPFIRKSINNIFYRFVIETEKHNGIAELLEIFGSVISGFALPLKEEHKIFLWRVLIPLHKPKSLGVYFQQLSFCITQFLEKEPKLASIVISGLLKYWPVTNSQKEVMFLGELEEIMEGINMVEFQRIMVPLFLRIGCCINSLHFQVAERTLFLWNNDHIVNLIAHNRQVILPIIFPALDKNIKSHWNPAVVNLTHNIRKMFLEMDEKLFISCHTNFKEDEAILISEAEKRKEAWKQLEQAASLKPVIGNTAVLVSPLMT from the exons ATGCTGAAGCAAATTTTCAACAAGCTTCCCCGGAAGACATCCAAAACCTATTCGGATGAGTCGTCTCGAGTTGATTCATCACGTGCCGCAGGTAAAAGCCACCAGCGACCGCAGGGTGCCGCTGCTTCGTTGAAACGAGCTTCGTCGTCTGCGGTGTTTCCTGCCAGCATGGTTTCTGGTATTGAACCTTTGGTGCCATTTAAGGATGTTCCAAATGCTGAAAAGATGAACTTGTTTGTGAGCAAATTGAGCCTTTGTTGTGTGACATTTGATTTCACTGATCCTGGTAAGAATGTTGCTGAGAAAGATGTGAAAAGGAAAACTTTGGTTGaacttgttgattttgtggCTTGTGGATCAATGAAGTTTAGTGAACCTGCTATTCTTGCAATGTGTAGAATGTGTGCTATTAATTTGTTTAGAGTTTTTCCACCGAATTATAGGGCTAATGGTGTTGTTGCTAGTGGCGGTGAGACTGATGATGATGATCCTATGTTTGATCCTGCTTGGCCACATTTACAACTTGTTTATGAATTGCTGCTTAAATTTATATCTTCAACGTGTCTTGATGCTAAGGTAGCGAAAAAGTATATcgatcattcattcatttccaaGTTGCTTGAATTGTTTGATTCTGAGGATCCTAGAGAAAGAGATTGTTTGAAAACAATTCTGCATAGGGTTTATGGGAAGTTCATGGTGCATAGACCCTTTATTCGGAAATCGATTAACAACATATTCTACCGATTCGTGATTGAAACTGAGAAACATAATGGGATTGCTGAGTTGTTGGAGATTTTCGGGAGTGTGATTAGTGGATTTGCTTTACCTTTGAAAGAGGAACACAAAATCTTCTTGTGGAGAGTTTTGATCCCCTTGCACAAGCCTAAATCTTTGGGGGTCTACTTTCAGCAACTGTCCTTCTGTATTACGCAGTTCTTAGAAAAGGAACCAAAGCTAGCAAGCATTGTTATAAGCGGTTTGTTAAAATATTGGCCAGTAACAAATAGTCAGAAAGAAGTGATGTTTTTGGGTGAATTGGAAGAAATTATGGAAGGAATTAACATGGTAGAGTTCCAAAGGATCATGGTTCCGCTGTTTTTGCGGATCGGGTGCTGCATTAACAGCCTACACTTTCAG GTAGCTGAAAGGACCCTTTTCTTATGGAACAACGACCACATTGTAAATTTGATTGCTCATAACCGTCAAGTGATTCTGCCCATCATATTTCCAGCACTTGATAAGAATATCAAAAGCCACTGGAACCCAGCAGTTGTAAACTTAACTCATAATATCAGAAAGATGTTCTTGGAGATGGATGAGAAGCTTTTCATATCTTGTCATACTAACTTTAAGGAGGATGAAGCAATTTTAATCTCGGAAGCCGAGAAGCGAAAGGAGGCATGGAA